GTCTCTCATCTCATTGTCGCCACTATTGTAGATTGTTAAATTTTGCTCTAGAAACTGGCCCTTAACCACACTGTTTATTCTCAGCTTTCGCAATCCCAAAATAGCCAGGTATTCTCTTGGTAGAGGAGTGGAGCCACAGAGTGAAAGCTTCAGGTAGTGCACCACTGTAAAGTTCAACAGCATTCCAAGCACGGTCGTATCTGTGAACCAAATTGTTAGGTCACTGTGGTAGCTGGCTCTGTCTATTGTATAAGGCAAGATGGTTTTGCAACTGCACATGAGGTTTGCCAAGTTGTAGTCACAGTCATGGATATCAGCAGAACAGCTGCAGTTCcgaattttattttccttggtgAAAATCAGAGTGTTGTTCTTCTGACCTCTCACAAAACTGTTAAGACAGAAACAAAGAAAGCCAACCAAAAGGAAATGGTGCTTATGGCAGGATACTGACATCACGTTTCCAGGCATCTTGTCATCTTTTGCTCAGTGATTCTTATCATTTGCCATTACCTATGAGAATAAGAGTAGCTTTATTATACTAGGGTTCACTTAATTGTTAATACTTTCTCCCACTCACTGTCTGACTTGTCTATTCAGGGCTACATTGCCATTTTACAATCTACCCTAAATTAggggacaagatgggtgaggtaatatcttttattggaccaatttctgttggtcagagagacaagctttcaagccacacagagcactTCATCAGGTTAGGGGAGACACATAGCTGCACTGATCCCAGTGCAGGTCAGAGAACACTGATTCAATTGGATTTCTTGTCAGCCGTTCCCTTCCATTGCGGGAGGAATAAATTGTTTTACTCACTTTTATAGAACAGCTTATTTCCCCCTGTGCACTTCGCCAGCTACTCTGGCTGACAAGGGTGTGGGCAAAGATAGGGCTCCTCCTACTCCTTGCTCCTATCCGTCTCCTCCCAGTGCACTTGCTTGCTGCGAGGAATATTGAGTGAGTACTAATAACCCCTGCAACACTAGCTGCAGTGGAGGGCAATCTGAGCAGGGAAGTAAAAGATGGGGTCTTACTGCCTCTTACTCCCCTGCATGGCTCAGTAAGGGCTGAAACAATCTAGCCTTTAGaatgtgaactctttgggggcagggactgtctattactatgtgtttgtgcagtgcctagcacaataacgTCCCTACAGTCATTGGAGCCTCTAGGCATacctgtaatagaaataataaaggcATGGAGGtttataaagaacaaattgtATCTCAGTCATTTAATCTTTACTGTTTTATAGCTCTCATCAGAGCTATGGTTGAGTACCAAACCATAATGAACATTCTTCTCTCAAGCCATAGCCTACACGTATGGCGGCATGTAGACTATAGACACTGCATGCCCCCCAgcatgggtataaacagcagtgagGCCCTGCTTAAATGAGTAAAGACATGACAGAACcttagggtatataccctacacagc
The DNA window shown above is from Trachemys scripta elegans isolate TJP31775 chromosome 1, CAS_Tse_1.0, whole genome shotgun sequence and carries:
- the C1H21orf62 gene encoding uncharacterized protein C21orf62 homolog, coding for MPGNVMSVSCHKHHFLLVGFLCFCLNSFVRGQKNNTLIFTKENKIRNCSCSADIHDCDYNLANLMCSCKTILPYTIDRASYHSDLTIWFTDTTVLGMLLNFTVVHYLKLSLCGSTPLPREYLAILGLRKLRINSVVKGQFLEQNLTIYNSGDNEMRDKLKVLHKDRQMFLYISVLDTSLFNRYSLLKSYSVENVSSITDHFPSLPYSDIFSTTNNKSYIVTFIY